In Sulfurisphaera javensis, a single genomic region encodes these proteins:
- a CDS encoding FkbM family methyltransferase, with amino-acid sequence MIFKYGNVKIEIPQGYEFVYYATFIVGEYDHIHVKKDDIVLDAGAFVGDFTLKIARKVKEVVAVEPLPWAFELLKKNVEANELKNVILINKALYDEDTTLTLSDEGVGSKLGEGNLTVNTITIDELGRNFTVVKMDIEGAEGKVMKGEWINSVREIAIELHGKENIERVTSYLVSHGFKLTEMKMNHLLINTFKNVLLHFPSFVDAERKSKVLYSAIFKKKYYVPALQREEIKIVYGRK; translated from the coding sequence GTGATATTTAAATACGGTAATGTTAAGATTGAAATACCACAAGGATACGAATTCGTTTACTATGCTACTTTTATCGTTGGTGAATACGATCACATTCACGTAAAGAAGGATGATATTGTATTAGATGCTGGAGCGTTTGTTGGGGATTTTACTCTTAAGATAGCTAGAAAAGTTAAAGAAGTAGTTGCTGTTGAACCTTTGCCTTGGGCATTTGAATTACTAAAAAAGAATGTGGAAGCAAATGAACTTAAAAACGTGATACTTATCAATAAGGCTTTATATGATGAGGATACAACACTTACTCTCTCTGATGAAGGTGTAGGTAGTAAACTTGGTGAAGGAAATCTGACTGTTAACACAATCACAATCGATGAATTAGGCAGAAATTTTACCGTTGTAAAAATGGATATTGAAGGTGCTGAGGGAAAAGTTATGAAAGGAGAATGGATAAACTCTGTTAGAGAAATAGCTATAGAATTACATGGAAAGGAAAACATAGAAAGAGTTACCTCTTACTTAGTTTCTCACGGATTTAAATTAACTGAAATGAAGATGAACCATTTATTAATTAACACTTTCAAAAACGTTCTCCTTCACTTTCCATCATTTGTAGATGCAGAAAGAAAATCTAAAGTTTTGTATTCAGCTATTTTTAAAAAGAAATATTATGTGCCAGCTTTGCAAAGAGAAGAAATAAAGATTGTATATGGAAGAAAGTAA
- a CDS encoding DUF6364 family protein — protein sequence MVKVKISIYIDKDVWERFKKYASSKGTSASRLLEEILSEALNDDIILSEFEPTEDNEINFQPIKSIKLVSDLVKEMRYEREKSLLP from the coding sequence ATGGTTAAAGTTAAAATAAGCATTTACATTGATAAAGACGTTTGGGAAAGGTTTAAGAAATATGCTTCAAGTAAAGGTACTAGTGCAAGTAGACTCCTTGAAGAAATTTTGTCAGAAGCTTTAAATGACGACATTATTCTGTCAGAATTTGAACCTACAGAGGATAATGAGATTAATTTCCAACCAATTAAATCTATCAAGCTTGTAAGTGATTTAGTTAAGGAAATGAGGTATGAAAGAGAGAAGAGTCTATTACCTTGA
- a CDS encoding ATP-binding protein, whose product MKFLNKMNPWWFYSSWEDKDEDLSKWESQKYKWYPSWISFISLKPYSLNFVYGPRQVGKTTGLKILIKSLLQQGVNPESVVYFDLDIVASLQEFRRILEGIISRKRGRSETFYVFLDEVTSVKDWCRVLKFFIDHGEFKNDVIVVTGSSSIGITKAPERFPGRKGFGKEVLVLPLSFQEFIKVKGYKREDVLYDEFLAQKLFTEYKEKGGFPKSINDNPDANKSLIDGIISEIYKHSRDLRIIQDIISSLMEKIPSALSYNSIANDIGVSHNTVSEYLDFLSDLFLIGIAYWYSEGKVDKKKEKKVFFRDPFILHSLSLWVNKKFDESALLENIVQEHLFRKFGEVYYFKNNSEIDVIAGEYKIEIKKSRSRRGYPKGVRIISEEEIPRLLLEIEK is encoded by the coding sequence ATGAAATTTTTAAATAAAATGAATCCATGGTGGTTTTACAGTTCTTGGGAGGATAAAGATGAAGATTTAAGTAAATGGGAATCGCAAAAGTATAAGTGGTATCCTAGTTGGATTTCCTTTATTTCGTTAAAGCCTTACAGCCTAAATTTCGTTTATGGTCCAAGGCAAGTTGGTAAGACTACTGGATTAAAAATACTCATAAAATCACTTCTTCAACAGGGTGTTAACCCAGAAAGTGTAGTATATTTTGATTTAGATATTGTAGCTTCATTGCAAGAGTTCAGAAGGATCCTTGAGGGAATTATATCTAGAAAGAGAGGGAGGAGTGAAACTTTCTATGTTTTCCTTGATGAGGTTACATCTGTTAAGGATTGGTGTAGGGTGTTAAAGTTTTTCATAGATCATGGGGAATTCAAAAATGATGTTATTGTTGTTACTGGCTCTTCGTCAATTGGAATTACTAAAGCTCCAGAAAGATTTCCCGGGAGAAAGGGTTTCGGAAAAGAAGTTTTAGTTCTTCCTCTTTCATTTCAAGAGTTTATAAAAGTAAAGGGGTACAAGAGGGAGGACGTTCTTTACGACGAATTTCTTGCTCAAAAACTTTTTACTGAATATAAGGAAAAGGGAGGGTTTCCTAAATCAATAAATGATAATCCAGATGCAAATAAATCCTTAATTGATGGGATAATTTCAGAAATATATAAGCATTCAAGAGATCTAAGGATAATTCAAGATATTATCTCATCTTTAATGGAAAAGATACCTTCAGCTTTATCTTATAATTCAATAGCTAATGATATTGGAGTTTCACATAATACTGTGAGTGAGTACTTAGATTTTCTCTCAGATCTTTTTTTGATAGGAATTGCTTATTGGTATAGTGAAGGAAAGGTTGATAAGAAAAAGGAGAAAAAAGTATTTTTTAGAGACCCATTTATTTTGCATTCTCTCTCTTTGTGGGTAAATAAAAAATTTGATGAGAGTGCATTGCTTGAAAATATTGTGCAAGAACATTTATTTAGAAAATTTGGTGAAGTTTATTATTTTAAGAATAATAGTGAGATTGATGTGATTGCTGGTGAGTATAAAATCGAAATAAAGAAAAGTAGGAGTAGAAGAGGTTATCCTAAAGGAGTTAGAATAATAAGTGAGGAAGAAATACCAAGACTTCTCTTAGAAATTGAAAAGTGA
- a CDS encoding carbamoyltransferase C-terminal domain-containing protein — translation MKPKDVDAYAINWDSSLFSAKDKRLRGYLGSVIGSFSHGILDFDEGLTSYAFSFLKGNYISLAKQLIRKAIHDIGEEAPSDFKIYQVRHHLAHDALAYHFSGFSSATVLTIDGAGEYESTVIWKVKDGNFEQVLSMYASYGSLGFLYEKLMQGIKLGRLEGPGKGMGLAPYGKASPYYDRLKEFVKIIPEGDKPYTILLDGKEVKEKDLIKILSVYYDISERIIGSKTLDWDPHGDLNEDAVNIAWAIQRVTEEAVLATAKWAKDHTGEDKVALAGGVALNAKANMELYYSRIFNDMFIFPAANDAGGPIGAAAYVYEHELGGKMKNERLQHVYLGPEYSDDEIKKVVQKSKFKAEYIGDDVNVIADLVAKGQIVTWYQGRAELGPRALGHRSILADPTRKDYWRLVNDIKGREWWRPLAPSLLLEDVGTYFKDPTAHEFMILMFRYKDEEACKRVPVTCHVDLTARPQTVTGKEDKNWYNVIKAFKDLKGEGLIMNTSFNLAGEPLVETPADAIRSFALGGFDAMYLQGWLITKR, via the coding sequence ATAAAGCCAAAGGATGTTGACGCTTATGCAATTAACTGGGACTCCTCACTTTTCTCTGCTAAAGATAAAAGATTACGTGGATATTTAGGAAGTGTTATCGGTAGTTTTTCTCACGGTATTTTAGATTTTGATGAAGGACTTACTTCTTACGCTTTTAGCTTTCTTAAGGGTAATTATATTTCTTTAGCTAAGCAGCTTATTAGAAAGGCTATCCATGATATAGGAGAAGAAGCTCCTTCTGACTTTAAGATTTATCAAGTTAGGCATCATTTAGCTCATGATGCTTTAGCTTATCACTTTTCTGGTTTTAGCTCAGCTACAGTTTTAACTATTGATGGTGCTGGTGAATATGAATCAACAGTTATTTGGAAAGTTAAGGATGGTAATTTTGAACAAGTTCTTTCTATGTACGCTTCCTACGGTAGTTTAGGTTTTCTCTATGAAAAGCTAATGCAAGGTATTAAACTTGGTAGACTTGAAGGACCTGGAAAAGGTATGGGTTTGGCTCCTTATGGTAAAGCTTCACCGTATTATGACAGGCTAAAAGAATTTGTTAAGATAATACCAGAAGGAGACAAACCCTATACAATTTTACTTGATGGAAAAGAAGTTAAGGAGAAGGATCTTATCAAGATTCTTTCCGTTTATTATGATATTTCTGAAAGAATTATTGGTTCTAAGACGTTGGATTGGGATCCTCATGGTGATTTGAATGAGGATGCTGTTAATATTGCCTGGGCTATACAAAGAGTGACAGAAGAGGCTGTTTTGGCTACTGCTAAATGGGCTAAGGATCATACTGGTGAGGATAAGGTTGCATTAGCTGGTGGTGTTGCTTTGAATGCAAAGGCAAACATGGAATTATATTATTCGAGGATTTTCAATGATATGTTTATCTTCCCAGCTGCTAATGATGCTGGTGGTCCTATAGGTGCTGCAGCTTACGTTTATGAACATGAACTAGGAGGAAAGATGAAGAATGAGAGACTTCAACACGTTTACCTAGGACCAGAGTATTCAGATGATGAAATAAAGAAGGTAGTTCAGAAAAGCAAATTCAAGGCTGAGTATATAGGAGACGACGTTAACGTTATTGCTGATTTAGTTGCAAAAGGTCAAATTGTTACTTGGTATCAAGGTAGGGCTGAGTTAGGACCAAGAGCTTTAGGGCATAGGTCAATTTTGGCTGATCCGACTAGGAAGGATTATTGGAGGTTAGTTAATGATATAAAGGGTAGGGAGTGGTGGAGACCATTAGCTCCTTCTCTTCTGCTAGAGGATGTTGGCACGTATTTCAAGGATCCTACTGCTCATGAGTTTATGATTTTAATGTTTCGTTATAAGGATGAAGAAGCATGTAAAAGAGTACCAGTTACTTGTCATGTTGATTTAACTGCTAGGCCACAGACAGTGACTGGTAAGGAAGACAAGAATTGGTATAATGTGATTAAAGCCTTTAAGGATTTGAAGGGTGAAGGGTTAATAATGAATACATCTTTCAACCTTGCTGGTGAGCCTTTAGTTGAGACTCCAGCTGACGCAATTAGAAGTTTTGCTTTAGGCGGATTCGATGCAATGTACTTACAAGGCTGGCTAATAACAAAACGTTAA
- a CDS encoding glycosyltransferase family 2 protein — translation MKFSVVIPTLNSAKHVELPIKSALSQGAEVIVVDSFSTDGTDKIAKELGAIVLQVKGSRLKARIEGAKISSGEYIINLDSDMYLVNGILQKLPDAEAIALGEITVGEGIVAKLMKVDREISQRKYRENLSIEGGVIPRVYRRDVLLEAYKKIPEKLLSLQAFEDSLVYYLSGVKDVKFIPNAVYHVEDDSFFQFVKKWYKYGKNAKLLKGTEFEFLIRRRRPGVSWKEKIELLPVFLTKGIPFALGYYL, via the coding sequence GTGAAATTTTCAGTAGTAATACCTACACTTAATTCAGCAAAACATGTAGAATTACCAATAAAATCTGCATTATCCCAAGGTGCAGAAGTAATTGTAGTTGACTCATTCTCTACTGACGGTACTGATAAAATTGCAAAAGAATTAGGAGCAATAGTATTACAAGTTAAGGGGAGTAGACTTAAAGCAAGAATTGAAGGGGCAAAAATCTCTTCTGGAGAATACATCATAAACCTAGATTCAGACATGTACCTTGTGAATGGCATATTACAAAAATTACCAGATGCTGAGGCAATTGCATTAGGAGAAATAACTGTGGGTGAGGGAATAGTTGCTAAACTAATGAAAGTCGATAGAGAAATTTCTCAAAGAAAATACAGAGAAAATCTGTCAATAGAGGGTGGAGTGATACCTCGTGTATATAGAAGAGATGTGTTATTAGAGGCATATAAAAAAATACCAGAAAAACTGTTAAGTTTACAAGCCTTTGAGGACTCCCTAGTGTATTACTTGTCTGGAGTAAAAGACGTTAAGTTTATTCCAAATGCAGTCTATCATGTAGAAGATGACTCATTCTTTCAGTTTGTCAAAAAATGGTATAAGTATGGGAAAAATGCAAAATTACTTAAAGGAACAGAATTTGAGTTCCTTATAAGGAGAAGAAGACCCGGAGTCAGTTGGAAAGAGAAAATAGAGTTATTACCAGTGTTTTTAACAAAAGGAATTCCATTTGCTCTTGGTTATTATCTTTAA
- a CDS encoding putative integrase produces MSPKEKTRYKYGDMIIRERKGRYYVYKLENVNGEIRETYVGPLDKVVEAYEKLKMKVKGMSPFSATAGI; encoded by the coding sequence GTGTCCCCTAAAGAAAAAACGAGATATAAATATGGTGACATGATTATAAGGGAAAGAAAAGGCCGGTATTATGTTTACAAATTAGAGAACGTGAATGGTGAGATAAGGGAAACTTACGTTGGTCCTTTAGATAAGGTCGTAGAAGCTTATGAAAAATTGAAAATGAAAGTAAAGGGGATGTCCCCCTTCAGTGCGACCGCCGGGATTTGA
- a CDS encoding ATP/GTP-binding protein, protein MIHSIKIDGFRGLKFEDNDVRRVNLIIGENNTGKTSFLEAIFFSTLLLSNKITFSEANSQLLYMLSSRGESLSAFSTINDSTITVNDDKIIIKRKDPFRMSVYLNDVDESKLIAKIEVEKVPISWGKLTGFLQIPSLVQRNTIKELDYFPVYISVHFDSYDNPERIISYSKKRGGKSEFEILKDDYDQFYQLLPVYSIGRGFLKKELIKASLSYANILLVDEIEDSLHPNYVKEVLKNIVDAKNVQSFITTHSNEVVKMLAKLTQEENELAIYYFSPKKAYRKYSLSELANFDSPLSWAGYV, encoded by the coding sequence GTGATTCACAGTATCAAAATAGATGGATTTAGAGGATTAAAGTTTGAAGATAATGACGTAAGAAGAGTTAACTTGATCATAGGAGAGAATAATACTGGGAAAACCTCATTTCTTGAAGCTATCTTCTTTTCAACACTTCTTCTATCTAACAAAATTACGTTTTCTGAGGCTAATTCTCAACTTTTATACATGCTTAGTAGCAGAGGAGAATCTCTTTCAGCTTTTTCAACAATTAACGATTCAACAATTACTGTTAATGACGATAAGATCATTATAAAAAGAAAAGATCCCTTTAGAATGTCTGTATATTTGAATGATGTAGATGAAAGTAAGTTGATAGCAAAGATAGAAGTAGAGAAAGTTCCAATATCTTGGGGTAAACTGACTGGATTTTTACAAATTCCAAGTCTAGTTCAAAGAAATACTATTAAGGAACTAGATTATTTCCCAGTTTACATTTCTGTACACTTCGATAGTTATGACAACCCAGAGAGAATAATAAGCTATTCAAAGAAGAGAGGAGGAAAGAGCGAATTCGAAATCCTTAAAGACGATTATGATCAATTTTACCAATTATTGCCCGTATATTCTATAGGTAGAGGATTCCTCAAAAAAGAGTTAATTAAAGCAAGTTTATCTTATGCTAACATACTACTTGTTGATGAAATAGAAGACTCTCTTCACCCTAATTATGTTAAAGAAGTGCTGAAAAACATTGTTGATGCTAAAAATGTTCAATCTTTCATAACAACTCATAGTAATGAAGTTGTAAAGATGTTGGCTAAGCTTACTCAAGAGGAAAATGAACTGGCAATATATTACTTCAGTCCTAAGAAAGCGTATAGAAAGTATTCGCTATCTGAACTAGCAAATTTTGATTCTCCTTTAAGTTGGGCTGGATATGTGTGA
- a CDS encoding glycosyltransferase family 4 protein has translation MNIVLRILWKGGVTRVALEEAKLIPAKLIVYRREKTNYDLSNVDLQVLFEGKPKWIYTFLTSIYAKQRGSEATVDLDRIINAKDLIKGPSLFHDQFAGLTGYLRKKSYGEDYAVYIHETSLDNQGVKWTFPKMLEKKILKESKIIITNSYWNKKIMEEHGFSSEVVYPGCYPKDKINVERENIVLTVSLWDKGRKPEIYGEIAKRIKGKIIMAGSWVDDTLMNEFKRKYPEVMVTGPLPEGDLQKLYDRASVFIRFGYHEKGPGLGVLEAMASGMPVIVNDGLGSKELIKDNGFVVKDWTEAVDKINEILNDDNLRREFSKNSWEIAKSLHWKNHAEKVKELMSKLE, from the coding sequence GTGAATATTGTTTTAAGGATTCTTTGGAAAGGTGGGGTTACTAGAGTTGCTTTGGAAGAGGCTAAACTTATTCCAGCAAAGCTTATTGTTTATAGAAGGGAAAAGACAAATTATGACCTTTCTAACGTGGATCTTCAAGTACTATTTGAAGGTAAGCCTAAATGGATTTATACTTTTCTAACTTCTATCTATGCTAAACAAAGAGGGAGTGAGGCAACTGTAGATCTTGATAGGATAATTAATGCTAAGGATTTGATTAAAGGACCTTCTCTTTTTCATGATCAATTTGCCGGATTAACTGGGTATTTGAGGAAAAAGTCTTATGGAGAGGATTATGCTGTTTACATTCATGAGACTTCTTTAGATAATCAAGGAGTAAAGTGGACTTTTCCCAAGATGCTAGAGAAAAAGATTTTAAAAGAGAGTAAAATAATCATAACAAATAGTTACTGGAACAAGAAAATTATGGAAGAACATGGTTTTTCATCTGAGGTTGTTTATCCAGGATGTTATCCTAAAGATAAAATAAACGTTGAAAGGGAAAACATTGTTTTAACAGTTTCTCTTTGGGATAAGGGAAGGAAGCCAGAAATTTATGGTGAGATTGCGAAAAGGATTAAAGGTAAAATAATTATGGCTGGTTCATGGGTTGATGATACTCTGATGAATGAGTTCAAGAGAAAATATCCAGAAGTCATGGTTACTGGTCCTTTGCCAGAGGGGGATTTGCAAAAGCTTTACGATAGGGCTTCTGTTTTTATAAGGTTTGGTTATCATGAAAAGGGTCCTGGCTTAGGAGTTTTGGAAGCAATGGCAAGTGGAATGCCTGTTATTGTTAATGATGGCTTAGGGAGTAAGGAGTTAATTAAGGATAATGGTTTTGTTGTTAAAGATTGGACTGAAGCGGTTGACAAAATAAATGAGATCCTTAATGACGATAACTTAAGGAGGGAGTTTAGTAAAAACTCTTGGGAAATAGCTAAGTCTCTTCATTGGAAAAATCATGCAGAAAAGGTTAAGGAGTTAATGAGTAAATTGGAATAA